In Streptomyces dangxiongensis, one DNA window encodes the following:
- a CDS encoding DUF5133 domain-containing protein, translated as MLLPAKAEVARQLRRYRAWERVMLASPYDRTVRATFEDSGYTLCVLMGKRCAREAADAAERYLRTNPVTYLREQGGRPQPRRTARRATPPERRSTAPRP; from the coding sequence ATGCTGCTACCGGCCAAGGCCGAAGTGGCCCGGCAGTTGCGGCGGTACCGGGCGTGGGAGCGCGTGATGCTCGCCTCGCCGTACGACCGCACGGTCCGGGCCACCTTCGAGGACTCGGGGTACACACTGTGCGTCCTGATGGGCAAACGCTGTGCCCGCGAGGCCGCGGACGCCGCCGAACGCTATCTGCGCACCAACCCGGTCACCTACCTGCGCGAGCAGGGCGGTCGGCCGCAGCCGCGCCGGACGGCCAGAAGAGCGACGCCACCGGAGCGGCGTTCCACGGCGCCACGCCCCTGA
- a CDS encoding pep a2 has protein sequence MKTAVPCYYHLDVEVSPERVGQVSRILAAHIRHWDLDNLVDPVCRGAEMLLRAIDAHATDKRTSIEMWWNGQHLITAFGGDDPDLRPDQDLRACLADIAAMSDGWGCCAADTGAKIIWFSQRARAGQRVPLVPTAPAPTLRTGLEVPRTERVAALAGDHVPVGSR, from the coding sequence ATGAAGACCGCAGTGCCCTGCTACTACCACCTCGACGTGGAAGTCAGCCCGGAACGGGTGGGACAGGTCAGCCGCATCCTGGCCGCCCACATCCGCCACTGGGACCTCGACAACCTCGTCGACCCCGTCTGCCGCGGCGCGGAAATGCTGCTGCGGGCGATCGACGCGCACGCCACGGACAAGCGCACCTCCATCGAGATGTGGTGGAACGGCCAGCATCTCATCACGGCCTTCGGCGGCGACGACCCCGATCTGCGCCCCGACCAGGACCTGCGGGCCTGCCTGGCCGACATCGCCGCCATGAGCGACGGCTGGGGCTGCTGCGCCGCGGACACCGGCGCCAAGATCATCTGGTTCTCGCAGCGGGCCCGCGCCGGCCAGCGCGTCCCGCTGGTGCCGACCGCCCCCGCCCCCACCCTGCGCACCGGCCTGGAGGTGCCGCGCACCGAGCGCGTGGCCGCGCTCGCCGGGGACCACGTTCCGGTGGGCAGCCGGTGA
- the glgX gene encoding glycogen debranching protein GlgX: MTARKVREGVPVWSGHPYPLGASFDGQGTNFALFSEVAEHVELILVDDAGGGTSVPMHEVDGFVWHAYLPGIAPGRRYGYRVHGPWQPAFGNRCNPAKLLLDPYARAVDGQIDNHPSLYERSPDGPDPADSAGHSMLGVVTDPFFDWGEDRPPRTPYADSVIYEAHVRGLTRTHPDVPDRLRGTYAGLAHPAVTEHLTSLGVTAVELMPVHQFVQDGVLQDRGLANYWGYNTIGFFAPHNAYAALGSRGQQVDEFKAMVKALHAAGLEVILDVVYNHTAEGNEMGPTLSFRGIDNASYYRLVDGDWAHYYDTTGTGNSLLMRHPYVLQLIMDSLRYWVTEMHVDGFRFDLAATLARQFHEVDRLSAFFDLIQQDPVISRVKLIAEPWDVGEGGYQVGNFPPLWSEWNGKYRDAVRDFWRAEPGALGEFASRLTGSSDLYQHSRRRPRASVNFVTAHDGFTLRDLVSYNDKHNKDNGEDERDGESHNRSWNCGVEGDTRDPAVLELRARQQRNLLATLLLSQGIPMLCHGDELGRTQRGNNNAYCQDNAVSWVDWDLTDEQRGLADFTRHLIALRAGHPVLRRRRFFRGETVTNAEQPLPDLMWLRPDAREMTDRDWQRDDAHSVGVFLNGDAIAERDAYGRRMTDDSFLLLVNGYWEPVDFRLPDASFGQRWTTLVDTADPEGVPDERERKAGTKLRVESRGLVLLSRPSRAGG, from the coding sequence GTGACCGCCCGCAAGGTCCGCGAAGGGGTGCCCGTCTGGAGCGGGCACCCCTACCCGCTGGGCGCCTCGTTCGACGGACAGGGCACCAACTTCGCCCTCTTCAGTGAGGTCGCCGAGCACGTCGAGCTGATCCTCGTCGACGACGCCGGCGGCGGCACGTCCGTCCCCATGCACGAGGTCGACGGCTTCGTCTGGCACGCCTATCTGCCCGGCATCGCCCCCGGCCGGCGGTACGGCTACCGGGTGCACGGCCCCTGGCAGCCGGCGTTCGGCAACCGGTGCAACCCGGCGAAGCTGCTGCTCGACCCGTACGCCCGTGCCGTCGACGGCCAGATCGACAACCACCCCTCCCTGTACGAGCGCTCACCCGACGGCCCCGACCCGGCCGACAGTGCCGGCCACTCCATGCTGGGCGTGGTCACGGACCCGTTCTTCGACTGGGGCGAAGACCGCCCGCCCAGGACGCCGTACGCGGACTCGGTCATCTACGAGGCCCACGTCCGCGGCCTCACCCGCACCCACCCGGACGTCCCCGACCGGCTGCGCGGCACCTACGCCGGTCTCGCGCACCCCGCCGTGACCGAGCACCTGACCTCGCTCGGCGTCACCGCGGTGGAGCTGATGCCGGTGCACCAGTTCGTGCAGGACGGCGTCCTCCAGGACCGCGGCCTGGCCAACTACTGGGGCTACAACACCATCGGCTTCTTCGCCCCGCACAACGCCTACGCCGCCCTCGGCAGCCGCGGCCAGCAGGTCGACGAGTTCAAGGCCATGGTGAAGGCGCTGCACGCGGCCGGCCTCGAAGTCATCCTCGACGTGGTCTACAACCACACCGCCGAGGGCAACGAGATGGGGCCCACGCTGTCCTTCCGGGGCATCGACAACGCCTCCTACTACCGCCTGGTCGACGGTGACTGGGCGCACTACTACGACACCACCGGCACCGGCAACAGCCTGCTGATGCGGCACCCCTACGTGCTCCAGCTCATCATGGACTCGCTGCGGTACTGGGTCACCGAGATGCACGTCGACGGCTTCCGGTTCGACCTCGCGGCCACCCTGGCCCGGCAGTTCCACGAGGTGGACCGGCTCTCGGCGTTCTTCGACCTCATCCAGCAGGATCCGGTGATCAGCCGCGTCAAGCTCATCGCCGAACCCTGGGACGTCGGCGAGGGCGGCTACCAGGTGGGCAACTTCCCGCCCCTGTGGTCGGAGTGGAACGGCAAGTACCGCGACGCCGTACGGGACTTCTGGCGGGCCGAGCCCGGCGCGCTCGGCGAGTTCGCCTCCCGGCTCACCGGCTCGTCCGACCTCTACCAGCACAGCCGGCGCCGGCCCCGCGCGAGCGTCAACTTCGTCACCGCGCACGACGGATTCACCCTGCGCGACCTCGTGTCGTACAACGACAAGCACAACAAGGACAACGGCGAGGACGAGCGGGACGGCGAGAGCCACAACCGGTCCTGGAACTGCGGGGTGGAGGGCGACACCCGCGACCCCGCCGTCCTGGAACTCCGCGCCCGCCAGCAGCGCAACCTGCTGGCCACCCTGCTCCTCTCCCAGGGCATCCCGATGCTCTGCCACGGTGACGAACTGGGCCGCACCCAGCGCGGCAACAACAACGCCTACTGCCAGGACAACGCCGTCTCCTGGGTGGACTGGGACCTCACCGACGAGCAGCGCGGCCTCGCCGACTTCACCCGGCACCTGATCGCCCTGCGCGCCGGGCACCCGGTGCTGCGCCGCCGCCGCTTCTTCCGCGGCGAGACCGTGACCAACGCCGAGCAGCCGCTGCCCGACCTGATGTGGCTGCGGCCCGACGCCCGCGAGATGACCGACCGGGACTGGCAGCGCGACGACGCGCACTCGGTCGGCGTGTTCCTCAACGGCGACGCCATCGCCGAACGCGACGCCTACGGGCGCCGCATGACCGACGACTCCTTCCTGCTGCTCGTCAACGGCTACTGGGAGCCGGTCGACTTCCGGCTGCCCGACGCCTCCTTCGGCCAGCGCTGGACCACCCTGGTCGACACCGCCGACCCCGAGGGCGTCCCCGACGAACGCGAACGCAAGGCCGGCACGAAGCTCCGCGTGGAGTCCCGCGGTCTGGTCCTGCTGTCCCGCCCGTCGCGCGCCGGCGGCTGA
- a CDS encoding VOC family protein has protein sequence MNHDTPAAAPRRRDIVSTDSVFGAPCWVSLTSRDLQATQDFYTAVLGWRWRGAKLGEHFRIALANGVPVAGIAAVASMWQMAVAWTPYFAVPDADVAVSRVRERGGTAAVGPLSFPPGRAALLADRDGATFGIWQGELVSNWEAWRQAAPAFVRLHTRDAFDAAIFYGEILDWASGLPGCCEVEYAGGEVVLRSRGDVVARIDSGAVGAAPDPSVRPHWQIHFAVTDVADCARAAEKHGGSVLRENETEAILRDADGAQFTVTSRRGH, from the coding sequence ATGAACCACGACACACCCGCCGCCGCACCGCGCAGGAGAGACATCGTCTCCACGGACTCCGTCTTCGGCGCCCCGTGCTGGGTGAGCCTGACCAGCCGCGACCTCCAGGCCACCCAGGACTTCTACACGGCCGTGCTGGGCTGGCGCTGGCGCGGCGCCAAGCTCGGCGAGCACTTCCGTATCGCCCTGGCGAACGGCGTGCCGGTGGCCGGAATCGCCGCCGTGGCCTCCATGTGGCAGATGGCGGTCGCCTGGACGCCGTACTTCGCGGTGCCGGACGCGGACGTGGCCGTGTCCCGGGTCCGCGAGCGCGGCGGTACGGCGGCGGTCGGGCCGCTGTCCTTCCCGCCGGGCCGGGCGGCGCTGCTCGCCGACCGCGACGGGGCCACCTTCGGGATCTGGCAGGGCGAGCTGGTCTCCAACTGGGAGGCGTGGCGGCAGGCCGCGCCGGCCTTCGTGCGGCTGCACACCCGGGACGCCTTCGACGCCGCGATCTTCTACGGCGAGATCCTGGACTGGGCGTCCGGGCTGCCGGGCTGCTGCGAGGTCGAGTACGCGGGCGGTGAGGTGGTGCTGCGCAGCCGCGGTGACGTGGTGGCGCGCATCGACTCGGGCGCGGTGGGGGCCGCCCCGGACCCCTCGGTGCGGCCCCACTGGCAGATCCACTTCGCGGTGACCGACGTGGCCGACTGTGCCCGCGCGGCGGAGAAGCACGGTGGGAGTGTGCTGCGCGAGAACGAGACCGAGGCGATCCTGCGCGACGCGGACGGCGCGCAGTTCACCGTGACGTCCCGGCGCGGCCACTGA
- a CDS encoding ANTAR domain-containing protein has translation MQESEPDRVAALQAEVDQLKEAMVSHAVVDQAIGMVVALGRVTPDQGWQVLKDVSQHTNIKLRNIAELILVWGRRGDLPPYVRAELEDALDRYGPTRVPGSERA, from the coding sequence ATGCAGGAGAGCGAACCGGACCGCGTCGCCGCGCTTCAGGCGGAGGTCGACCAGCTCAAGGAGGCGATGGTCTCCCATGCCGTCGTCGACCAGGCGATCGGAATGGTGGTCGCCCTCGGCCGGGTCACGCCGGACCAGGGCTGGCAGGTGCTGAAGGACGTCTCCCAGCACACCAACATCAAGCTCCGCAACATCGCGGAGCTGATCCTCGTCTGGGGCCGCCGCGGCGACCTCCCCCCGTACGTCCGTGCCGAGCTGGAGGACGCACTGGACCGGTACGGCCCCACGCGGGTGCCGGGGTCGGAGCGGGCGTAG
- a CDS encoding RNA polymerase sigma factor SigF, producing MRVTGSTKPHPHDDAPDTGRSFERLAGLPDGPERQALRDELVRLWLPMAERIAVRFRGRGEALEDLYQVAALGLVKAVDHYDTSRGRAFEAYAVPTITGEIKRHFRDHMWTLHVPRRVQDLRNRVRSAIKELAQTTSGRAPTVTEIAAYTRLTEDEVRTGMEALECFSALSLDAEVAGTDGYALGDSLGAADPGYDLVVDRAAVKPCLAALPERERTILYLRFFGGMTQSRIAQQLGISQMHVSRLLSGCFDRLREELLAETRAR from the coding sequence ATGCGTGTCACTGGCAGCACGAAGCCTCACCCCCATGACGACGCCCCGGACACGGGCAGGTCCTTCGAACGTCTGGCGGGGCTGCCCGACGGTCCCGAGCGTCAGGCGCTCCGGGACGAGCTGGTCCGCCTGTGGCTGCCCATGGCCGAGCGGATCGCCGTGCGGTTCCGGGGCCGCGGGGAGGCCCTGGAGGACCTCTACCAGGTGGCCGCGCTGGGCCTGGTCAAGGCCGTCGACCACTACGACACCTCGCGCGGCCGCGCCTTCGAGGCGTACGCCGTGCCCACCATCACCGGGGAGATCAAGCGCCACTTCCGTGACCACATGTGGACCCTGCACGTGCCGCGCCGGGTGCAGGACCTGCGCAACCGGGTCCGCTCGGCGATCAAGGAGCTGGCGCAGACCACGTCGGGCCGGGCGCCCACCGTCACCGAGATCGCCGCGTACACGCGGCTGACCGAGGACGAGGTGCGTACGGGCATGGAGGCGCTGGAGTGCTTCTCCGCGCTGTCCCTGGACGCCGAGGTGGCCGGCACCGACGGGTACGCCCTCGGCGACTCCCTGGGCGCGGCCGACCCGGGGTACGACCTCGTCGTGGACCGCGCCGCGGTCAAGCCGTGCCTCGCTGCCCTGCCCGAGCGCGAGCGCACCATCCTCTACCTGCGGTTCTTCGGCGGCATGACGCAGAGCCGGATCGCCCAGCAGCTCGGCATCTCCCAGATGCACGTCTCGCGGCTGCTCAGCGGCTGCTTCGACCGGCTGCGCGAGGAACTCCTCGCGGAGACCCGGGCCCGCTGA
- the hemC gene encoding hydroxymethylbilane synthase produces the protein MSVPELIRIVSRDSPMALAQVERVRAELAALHPGVRTEVVPVRTTGDKWLGDLSEVEGKGAFTKEVDAALLAGEADLAVHCVKDVPADRPLPAGTVFAAFLRRDDIRDALVHPGGLTLDELPAGTRIGTSSVRRVAQLAATRPRLECVPFRGNANRRLEKLAAGEADALLLAVSGLERIGRTDVISEVLSPETMMPPIGAGILALQCREDDTELIDAVSGLGDPATHREATAERMFLHVLQGHCNSPIAGYARVDHGGELSLRACVFTPDGKTRLNAHEWAGRLDPATLGTSVAVALLRQGAREIIDGIPH, from the coding sequence ATGTCTGTGCCGGAACTCATCCGTATCGTCTCCCGCGACTCCCCCATGGCCCTGGCCCAAGTGGAGCGGGTCCGCGCCGAGTTGGCCGCACTGCACCCGGGCGTGCGGACCGAGGTCGTACCCGTGCGCACGACCGGTGACAAGTGGCTGGGCGATCTGTCCGAGGTCGAGGGCAAGGGCGCGTTCACCAAAGAGGTGGACGCCGCCCTGCTGGCCGGGGAGGCGGATCTCGCGGTGCACTGCGTCAAGGACGTGCCCGCCGACCGGCCGCTGCCCGCCGGGACGGTGTTCGCCGCGTTCCTGAGGCGGGACGACATCCGGGACGCGCTGGTGCACCCCGGCGGGCTGACCCTGGACGAGCTGCCGGCCGGCACCCGGATCGGAACCTCCTCGGTGCGCCGGGTCGCCCAGCTCGCCGCGACCCGTCCCCGGCTGGAGTGCGTGCCGTTCCGCGGCAACGCCAACCGCCGGCTGGAGAAGCTGGCCGCCGGCGAGGCGGACGCGCTGCTGCTGGCGGTGTCCGGCCTGGAGCGCATCGGCCGGACCGACGTGATCAGCGAGGTGCTGTCGCCGGAGACGATGATGCCGCCGATCGGCGCGGGCATCCTCGCCCTCCAGTGCCGGGAGGACGACACCGAGCTGATCGACGCGGTCAGCGGGCTCGGTGACCCGGCCACCCACCGGGAGGCGACGGCCGAGCGAATGTTCCTGCATGTGCTCCAGGGCCACTGCAACAGCCCGATCGCCGGGTACGCGCGCGTGGACCACGGCGGGGAACTCTCCCTGCGGGCCTGCGTGTTCACCCCGGACGGCAAGACCCGGCTGAACGCCCACGAGTGGGCCGGCCGGCTCGATCCCGCCACACTCGGCACCTCGGTCGCGGTGGCGCTGCTCCGGCAGGGCGCGCGGGAGATCATCGACGGCATCCCGCACTGA
- a CDS encoding NPP1 family protein — MYPIASRVRRGRWFAVLAGAAALVVATPAAAFAAPPLALPQNAEAAELTYQPAFDYDTDGCYPTPAIGPDGTVNPGLKPTGALNGNCHDASDLANTNSYSRSECNNGWCAYLYGLYFEKDQALPGSGIGGHRNDWEHVAVWVRDGQVQYVSTSNHGSFTVHPASEVRFEGTHPKVVYHKDGIGTHCFRLADADDEPPENHRHTWQYPPLVGWNGYPAGVREELSAYDFGSAHFGLKDPAFASHLASAKPSGIPFDPGA, encoded by the coding sequence GTGTACCCGATCGCCTCGCGCGTCCGGCGCGGCAGATGGTTCGCCGTCCTGGCCGGCGCCGCCGCCCTGGTCGTCGCCACCCCCGCCGCCGCCTTCGCCGCTCCGCCCCTGGCCCTGCCGCAGAACGCCGAGGCCGCCGAACTGACGTACCAGCCCGCCTTCGACTACGACACGGACGGCTGTTACCCGACGCCGGCGATAGGCCCGGACGGCACGGTCAACCCGGGACTGAAGCCGACCGGCGCCCTCAACGGCAATTGCCACGACGCCTCCGACCTCGCCAACACCAACAGCTATTCCCGCTCCGAGTGCAACAACGGCTGGTGCGCCTACCTCTACGGCCTGTACTTCGAGAAGGACCAGGCACTGCCCGGCAGCGGCATCGGCGGGCACCGCAACGACTGGGAGCACGTCGCGGTGTGGGTGCGGGACGGACAGGTCCAGTACGTGTCGACGTCCAACCACGGCTCGTTCACCGTGCACCCGGCCTCCGAGGTCCGCTTCGAGGGCACGCATCCGAAGGTCGTCTACCACAAGGACGGCATCGGCACCCACTGCTTCCGGCTCGCCGACGCCGACGACGAACCGCCGGAGAACCACCGGCACACCTGGCAGTATCCGCCCCTGGTCGGCTGGAACGGCTATCCGGCGGGCGTGCGCGAAGAGTTGAGCGCCTACGACTTCGGCAGCGCCCACTTCGGCCTGAAGGACCCGGCGTTCGCCTCCCACCTCGCGTCGGCGAAGCCGTCCGGGATCCCGTTCGACCCCGGCGCCTGA
- a CDS encoding ATP-dependent DNA ligase codes for MTLPLIPPMLATPGGLPSAAQDERWAYETKQDGQRVMVYLPGDGSVLLRARSGEDITAAYPELRPLGAALGATPAVLDGEVLALDEQGRADFQLLQNRMGLAHAPARAARRAARVPVHLVLFDVPYLAEPLVRLPYVRRRARLEGLGLRGPHWSTPGALTGHGAEALRATREHGLEGLVCKRLDSVYEPGVRSRAWIKIRNMRAEDVIVGGWLPGRGRLAGLPGAVRAGQRAGGRLRYVGGVGTGWSAAERAELAELLRDAASGRCPFDPVPRIPDARWVLPQLVGEVSYSTRTRNGMLRQPSWLRLRPDLTPQESAADLPDSFGR; via the coding sequence GTGACCCTGCCGCTCATCCCGCCGATGCTCGCCACCCCCGGCGGCCTGCCGTCCGCCGCCCAGGACGAGCGGTGGGCGTACGAGACCAAGCAGGACGGCCAGCGGGTGATGGTCTACCTGCCCGGCGACGGCAGCGTGCTGCTGCGCGCCCGCTCCGGCGAGGACATCACCGCGGCCTACCCCGAACTCCGGCCGCTGGGCGCCGCCCTGGGCGCCACGCCCGCCGTGCTGGACGGCGAGGTGCTGGCCCTGGACGAGCAGGGGCGGGCCGACTTCCAGTTGCTGCAGAACCGGATGGGCCTGGCGCACGCCCCCGCGCGGGCGGCGCGCCGGGCCGCCCGGGTGCCGGTGCACCTGGTGCTGTTCGACGTGCCGTACCTGGCGGAGCCGCTGGTGCGGCTGCCGTACGTCCGCCGGCGGGCCCGGCTGGAGGGACTGGGCCTGCGCGGGCCGCACTGGTCGACACCGGGCGCCCTGACCGGGCACGGCGCCGAGGCACTGCGGGCCACCCGGGAGCACGGCCTGGAGGGCCTGGTGTGCAAGCGGCTCGACTCGGTGTACGAACCCGGGGTCCGTTCCCGCGCCTGGATCAAGATCCGGAACATGCGCGCCGAGGACGTGATCGTCGGCGGCTGGCTGCCCGGCAGGGGACGGCTGGCCGGGCTGCCCGGAGCGGTGCGGGCCGGCCAGCGCGCGGGCGGCCGGCTGCGGTACGTCGGCGGGGTCGGCACCGGCTGGAGCGCGGCGGAACGGGCGGAACTCGCGGAGCTGCTGCGGGACGCGGCGAGCGGGCGGTGCCCCTTCGACCCGGTGCCGCGCATCCCGGACGCCCGCTGGGTGCTGCCCCAACTGGTGGGCGAGGTCAGCTACAGCACGCGGACCCGGAACGGGATGCTGCGCCAGCCGTCCTGGCTGCGGCTGCGCCCGGACCTCACCCCGCAGGAGTCGGCGGCGGACCTGCCGGACAGCTTCGGCCGGTGA
- the glpK gene encoding glycerol kinase GlpK, with amino-acid sequence MVERYVMSVDQGTNSTRCILFDHRGRLVSVAQREHQQHFPRPGWVEHDAVEIWHNLRRVVPEALSDAGVEPDQVAALGLANQRETTVLWDRRTGAPLSRAIVWQDTRTGPLVEDLRKHPGEAFFLDRCAVPPSTYFSALRIRWLFDHVKGVEQRARDGEVLFGTMESWLIWNLTGGAGGGLHLTDATNASRTMLMNIRTLGWDEELLDLFGVPRPMLPEIRSSAETYGEARSVLPGVRITAALGDQQAALFGQTCFSPGEAKCTYGTGGFLLLNTGGDPVRSRHGLLTTVAYRIGAQPPAYALEGSIAVTGALVQWFRDRLGLISSAPEIETLARTVEDNGGCYIVPAFSGLFAPRWRSDARGVVVGLTSYITKGHLARAVLEATGWQTREVVDAMNADSALPLRQLKVDGGMTADNLLMQFVADVLDVPVVRPMVAETVSLGAAYAAGLAAGYWSDLEVLRRNWHRAAQWLPGMDPGHRESEYDNWRRAVERSLDWVRPARSA; translated from the coding sequence ATGGTTGAACGGTACGTGATGTCCGTCGATCAGGGCACGAACTCGACGCGGTGCATCCTGTTCGACCACCGTGGGCGGCTGGTCTCGGTCGCGCAGCGGGAGCACCAGCAGCACTTTCCGCGGCCGGGCTGGGTGGAGCACGACGCCGTCGAGATATGGCACAACCTGCGCCGCGTCGTGCCCGAGGCCCTGTCGGACGCCGGGGTCGAGCCGGACCAGGTCGCCGCCCTCGGCCTGGCCAACCAGCGCGAGACGACGGTGCTCTGGGACCGGCGGACCGGTGCCCCGCTCAGCCGGGCGATCGTCTGGCAGGACACCCGCACGGGGCCGCTCGTCGAGGACCTCAGGAAGCACCCCGGCGAGGCGTTCTTCCTGGACCGCTGCGCCGTGCCGCCCTCGACGTACTTCTCGGCGCTGCGGATCCGGTGGCTGTTCGACCACGTCAAGGGCGTCGAGCAGCGCGCCAGGGACGGCGAGGTGCTGTTCGGGACGATGGAGAGCTGGCTGATCTGGAACCTCACCGGAGGCGCCGGCGGCGGCCTGCACCTGACGGACGCCACCAACGCCAGCCGCACGATGCTGATGAACATCCGCACCCTCGGCTGGGACGAGGAGCTGCTGGACCTCTTCGGGGTGCCCCGCCCGATGCTGCCGGAGATCAGGTCGTCGGCCGAGACGTACGGCGAGGCCCGCTCGGTGCTGCCGGGCGTACGTATCACGGCCGCCCTCGGTGACCAGCAGGCCGCCCTGTTCGGCCAGACCTGCTTCTCCCCTGGCGAGGCCAAGTGCACCTACGGAACGGGAGGCTTCCTGCTGCTCAACACCGGCGGCGACCCCGTGCGCTCCCGGCACGGCCTGCTCACCACCGTCGCTTACCGGATCGGGGCCCAGCCGCCGGCGTACGCCCTGGAGGGGTCGATAGCCGTCACCGGCGCACTCGTGCAGTGGTTCCGTGACCGCCTGGGCCTGATCAGCAGCGCCCCGGAGATCGAGACCCTCGCGCGGACGGTCGAGGACAACGGCGGCTGCTACATCGTCCCCGCCTTCTCGGGTCTGTTCGCGCCCCGCTGGCGCAGCGACGCGCGCGGGGTCGTCGTCGGACTCACCTCGTACATCACCAAGGGGCACCTGGCGCGCGCCGTCCTGGAGGCCACCGGATGGCAGACGCGGGAGGTCGTCGACGCCATGAACGCCGACTCCGCGCTCCCCCTGCGGCAGTTGAAGGTGGACGGCGGCATGACCGCGGACAACCTGCTCATGCAGTTCGTCGCCGACGTGCTCGACGTGCCCGTGGTGCGGCCCATGGTCGCCGAGACGGTCTCCCTCGGCGCCGCCTACGCGGCCGGGCTCGCCGCCGGCTACTGGTCCGACCTGGAGGTGCTGCGCCGCAACTGGCACCGCGCCGCCCAATGGCTGCCCGGCATGGACCCCGGGCACCGGGAGTCGGAGTACGACAACTGGCGGCGGGCCGTCGAACGGTCCCTGGACTGGGTCAGACCGGCCCGCTCCGCCTGA
- a CDS encoding IclR family transcriptional regulator, translated as MAGPVQSIERAAAILRLLAGGPRRLGLGEVAASLGLAKGTAHGILRTLQHVDFVEQDAATGKYQLGAALLHLGTSYLDVNELRSRSLNWADALAARSGEAVRLGTPLEGRVLVVHHVFRPDDTFQTLDVGSLLPLHASSLGKVLLAYGAAAVEPCREPGLEAYTRHTLVDAEQLGRALAAVRESGWAAEVQEMSMGEAGLAAPIRGHGGLVVGAVGLSGPVERICDGQGRPRPNLLTLIREAARAISRDLGAARW; from the coding sequence ATGGCCGGCCCAGTCCAGTCGATCGAACGGGCGGCGGCGATCCTGCGCCTGCTCGCCGGTGGGCCCCGCCGACTCGGACTCGGCGAGGTGGCGGCCTCGCTCGGCCTGGCGAAGGGCACCGCACACGGCATTCTGCGCACACTCCAGCACGTGGACTTCGTGGAGCAGGACGCGGCGACCGGGAAGTACCAGCTCGGAGCCGCCCTGCTGCACCTGGGCACCAGCTACCTGGACGTCAACGAGCTGCGCTCGCGGTCCCTCAACTGGGCCGACGCCCTGGCCGCCCGCAGCGGCGAGGCGGTGCGCCTGGGGACCCCCCTGGAGGGCAGGGTCCTCGTCGTCCACCACGTGTTCCGGCCGGACGACACCTTCCAGACCCTGGACGTGGGCTCGCTGCTGCCCCTGCACGCGTCCTCGCTCGGCAAGGTGCTGCTGGCCTACGGCGCCGCGGCCGTCGAGCCGTGCCGGGAACCCGGCCTGGAGGCCTACACCCGGCACACCCTGGTCGACGCCGAGCAACTGGGCCGGGCGCTGGCCGCCGTCCGGGAGAGCGGATGGGCCGCCGAGGTCCAGGAGATGAGCATGGGCGAGGCCGGGCTCGCCGCGCCGATCCGGGGGCACGGCGGGCTCGTCGTCGGCGCCGTCGGGCTCTCCGGGCCGGTCGAGCGGATCTGTGACGGCCAGGGCCGCCCCCGCCCGAACCTGCTCACCCTGATCCGTGAGGCCGCGCGGGCGATCTCCAGGGACCTGGGAGCCGCCCGCTGGTAG
- a CDS encoding ATP-binding protein — translation MAAQLNTLLRAAYEQHVCPLPPVAGAVSAVRRRVAAVLAEWSVCPDVVEDLLLVVSELATNAVIHARPPAELRLSWRWGDTGRTLRVEVTDAGPALPAGRSLAGIDPDEHGRGEAIVHALATRHGIRVHSAGITRWAELAAA, via the coding sequence ATGGCGGCACAGCTCAACACGCTGCTTCGAGCGGCATACGAACAACACGTGTGTCCGCTGCCGCCCGTCGCCGGCGCCGTCTCGGCCGTACGCCGGCGGGTGGCGGCGGTCCTCGCCGAGTGGAGCGTCTGCCCGGACGTCGTCGAGGACCTGCTGCTCGTGGTGTCCGAACTCGCCACCAACGCGGTCATCCACGCCCGTCCCCCGGCCGAGCTGCGGCTGTCCTGGCGGTGGGGCGACACCGGCCGCACGCTGCGGGTCGAGGTCACCGATGCGGGGCCCGCGCTGCCGGCGGGCCGCTCCCTCGCCGGGATCGACCCGGACGAGCACGGCCGGGGCGAGGCGATCGTCCACGCCCTGGCGACCCGGCACGGCATACGGGTCCACTCCGCCGGGATCACCCGCTGGGCCGAACTCGCCGCGGCCTGA